A single window of Arcobacter venerupis DNA harbors:
- a CDS encoding TonB-dependent receptor: protein MQKKISTSLVASFLLATTNLFSAQSLEPITVTSSLIKSDEKSATFATEIYTKEDIQNSKSKDVYDFLSSQTSINVSPSYGNTFSQKIDLRGYGIGDGYQNIVVLLNGRKLNNIDMSSQLLSSIPLESVSKIEILKGTGSVVYGDGANAGVINIITNGKNDNYVKAYVGNNGTKNGTASLGFVHEKIIANALIDYTSTDGTRVDLNDDKDENYNKNKNFNLIYFPTDDLELNLTRNYSNMNINYAGSLTLDEYKNNPNKANSFTEQYFSSYVTTGGFKYNFNPNLSWESTYSDEDKTSNYITYSSKSDYEYKSFSSKLNYQQDNYKLLLGIDGFDGDRIATSNITNKSNKAVFVSGEYNISDDLKVSSGIRRENVEYKYEPNGSDTLKNDDYLNAYDLGLNYQLDENSSLFANYNKSFQAPDIDRFFASSWVNNGGIWTSTTTFNGFIEPAKVNNYTVGYNNIQKNNKFKLSIFKADLKNEIYYYNVGFVSRNTNIDKSYKYGLEVFDKYIINDNLYTSANYSYIIAKIDEENEGNGSYNGKDLPGVSKHNITVNLGYNINNINTVLSHIYRSSAYAANDFGNDFNQKQEAYHSTDLGTSYTYQNLELFAKIQNIFDEKNGLWIRDNAIYPVNFERTYYAGMKVKF from the coding sequence ATGCAAAAAAAAATATCTACAAGCTTAGTTGCAAGCTTTCTTCTAGCAACAACAAACCTTTTTTCAGCCCAGAGTTTAGAACCAATTACAGTTACTTCATCACTTATTAAATCAGATGAAAAAAGTGCAACATTTGCCACTGAAATCTACACAAAGGAAGATATTCAAAACTCTAAATCAAAAGATGTATATGATTTTTTATCTTCTCAAACTTCAATAAATGTAAGTCCTAGTTATGGAAATACTTTTTCTCAAAAAATAGATTTAAGAGGTTATGGAATTGGTGATGGATATCAAAATATTGTAGTTTTGCTTAATGGAAGAAAATTAAATAATATTGATATGAGTTCACAACTATTAAGTTCTATTCCTTTAGAAAGTGTTTCAAAAATTGAAATTTTAAAAGGCACAGGTTCTGTTGTTTATGGTGACGGAGCAAATGCTGGAGTTATAAATATCATTACAAATGGAAAAAATGATAATTATGTAAAAGCTTATGTTGGAAATAATGGAACTAAAAATGGAACTGCAAGTTTAGGTTTTGTTCATGAAAAAATAATTGCAAATGCTTTAATTGATTATACTTCAACAGATGGAACTAGAGTTGATTTAAATGATGATAAAGATGAAAATTATAATAAAAATAAAAACTTTAATCTTATTTATTTTCCAACAGATGATTTGGAATTAAATTTAACAAGAAATTATTCTAATATGAATATCAATTATGCTGGTTCATTAACATTAGATGAATATAAAAATAATCCAAATAAAGCAAATAGTTTTACTGAACAATATTTTAGCTCTTATGTAACAACAGGTGGATTTAAATATAATTTTAACCCTAATTTATCATGGGAATCTACTTATAGTGATGAAGATAAAACAAGTAATTATATTACTTATTCATCAAAATCAGATTATGAATATAAATCTTTTTCTTCTAAATTAAATTACCAACAAGATAACTATAAGTTGTTATTGGGGATTGATGGTTTTGATGGTGATAGAATAGCAACTTCAAATATTACGAATAAAAGTAATAAAGCAGTTTTTGTTTCAGGGGAATACAATATAAGTGATGATTTAAAAGTATCATCTGGAATTAGAAGAGAAAATGTTGAATATAAATATGAACCAAATGGTTCTGATACTTTAAAAAATGATGATTATCTAAATGCTTATGATTTAGGATTAAATTATCAATTAGATGAGAATTCTTCTTTATTTGCAAATTATAATAAATCTTTTCAAGCTCCTGATATAGATAGATTTTTTGCTTCAAGTTGGGTAAATAATGGAGGTATTTGGACTTCAACAACTACATTTAATGGTTTTATTGAACCTGCAAAAGTAAATAATTATACCGTTGGATATAACAATATTCAAAAAAATAATAAATTTAAATTATCAATATTCAAAGCTGATTTAAAAAATGAAATTTATTATTATAATGTTGGATTTGTAAGTAGAAATACAAACATAGATAAATCATATAAATATGGTTTAGAAGTTTTTGATAAATATATTATAAATGATAATTTATATACTTCAGCAAATTATTCATATATTATTGCAAAAATTGATGAAGAAAATGAAGGAAATGGCTCTTACAATGGTAAAGATTTACCAGGAGTTTCAAAACATAATATCACAGTTAATTTAGGATATAACATAAATAATATAAATACAGTTTTATCACATATTTATAGAAGTAGCGCCTACGCAGCTAATGATTTTGGAAATGATTTTAATCAAAAACAAGAAGCTTATCATTCTACAGATTTAGGAACTTCTTATACTTATCAAAATCTTGAATTATTTGCAAAAATTCAAAATATTTTTGATGAAAAAAATGGTTTATGGATAAGAGACAATGCGATTTATCCAGTTAATTTTGAAAGAACATATTATGCTGGTATGAAAGTAAAGTTCTAA
- a CDS encoding ABC transporter substrate-binding protein, with translation MKKLLFILILCINLLGQERIVTLSPSINEIVFALGVGKNVVANTSYCDFPEESKAILKIGGYNNISLEKILETKPTVVIGQDYDEKLNSNLKALGIKTLSYKTNTISSIENTISELGDFFDKKEKAKELISNIDNALSSVNSIVENKKILIVISPKKSLSNQIYITGNFLYFEDIIKASGNKNAYNSSNQAQPVVNTEKIIGMNPDIIVLLTPFLDGKKQEQQEIINAWKQLPINAAKDDNIYTVDKLYAGIPSQRVEFFIKDFKKILENVRNKKLQ, from the coding sequence ATGAAAAAACTTTTATTTATACTAATTTTATGTATAAATTTGTTGGGGCAAGAGAGAATTGTAACTCTCTCTCCTTCAATAAATGAGATTGTATTTGCTTTAGGTGTTGGAAAAAATGTAGTTGCGAATACAAGTTATTGTGATTTTCCAGAAGAATCAAAGGCTATTCTAAAAATTGGTGGTTACAATAACATCTCTTTGGAAAAAATACTTGAAACAAAACCAACTGTTGTTATTGGGCAAGATTATGATGAAAAACTAAATTCAAATCTAAAAGCTTTGGGTATAAAAACTTTGAGTTATAAAACAAATACAATCTCATCAATAGAAAATACAATTAGTGAATTAGGAGACTTTTTCGATAAAAAAGAAAAAGCGAAAGAATTAATATCAAATATAGATAATGCTTTATCATCTGTAAATTCAATAGTTGAAAATAAAAAGATTTTAATAGTTATAAGTCCTAAAAAATCCCTTTCAAATCAGATTTATATAACTGGTAATTTTTTATATTTTGAAGATATTATAAAAGCAAGTGGAAATAAAAATGCTTATAACTCTTCAAACCAAGCCCAACCAGTTGTAAATACTGAAAAAATTATTGGTATGAATCCTGATATTATTGTTCTTTTAACTCCATTTTTAGATGGAAAAAAACAAGAACAACAAGAGATTATAAATGCTTGGAAACAATTACCAATAAATGCAGCAAAAGATGATAATATTTATACAGTTGATAAACTTTATGCTGGAATTCCAAGCCAAAGAGTAGAGTTTTTTATAAAAGATTTTAAAAAGATATTAGAAAATGTTAGAAATAAAAAATTACAATAG
- a CDS encoding ABC transporter ATP-binding protein, whose amino-acid sequence MLEIKNYNSSILHEISFSLKEKENLIILGENGAGKSTLAKVLSNLISNDKVKLLGENISKISDLKRTQLINYIPPKLSIFDEYVTLREFLELSFIENVNNQKIDEVIKLLNLRKLEDKYCKSFSSGEKQLLLLASAIMHNAKITIFDELTANLDISRLKEVYDIFNSNLLNQKIVITHNLDLAYALKYKVLFLSDGIIQFFGEHDEFFSNQNLKKFYNNTIMKLDNHLVVNL is encoded by the coding sequence ATGTTAGAAATAAAAAATTACAATAGTTCTATTTTACATGAAATCTCATTTTCATTAAAAGAGAAAGAAAACTTAATAATATTGGGTGAAAATGGAGCGGGGAAATCAACTCTTGCAAAAGTTTTATCAAATCTTATTTCAAATGATAAAGTTAAACTTTTGGGTGAAAATATATCAAAAATAAGTGATTTAAAAAGAACTCAGCTGATAAATTATATACCTCCAAAACTCTCTATTTTTGATGAATATGTTACATTAAGGGAGTTTTTGGAACTCTCTTTTATTGAAAATGTAAATAATCAAAAAATAGATGAAGTTATAAAACTTTTAAATCTTAGAAAATTAGAAGATAAATATTGTAAATCATTTAGTTCGGGTGAAAAGCAACTTTTACTTCTTGCAAGTGCAATTATGCACAATGCAAAAATTACTATTTTTGATGAATTAACTGCAAATTTGGATATTAGCAGATTAAAAGAGGTTTATGATATTTTTAACTCAAATTTATTAAATCAAAAGATTGTAATTACACACAATCTTGATTTAGCCTATGCTTTAAAATACAAAGTTTTATTTTTAAGTGATGGAATTATTCAATTTTTTGGGGAACATGATGAGTTTTTTTCAAATCAAAATCTTAAAAAATTTTACAATAATACAATTATGAAATTAGATAACCATTTGGTGGTAAATTTATGA
- a CDS encoding FecCD family ABC transporter permease — protein sequence MKILLYIISFIILIISPFLGEISISLKDIFEPASTTYTIFWDLRVSRAVLAFFVGGILALGGLIFQIIFKNQLITPYTLGIASGTTLFTAISIVFFPALNMSISSVFGSIITILILYFISKQINKSAISVSTNSILLIGIALSYFYSSALMLVFYMSNLQENYSIVRFTLGSLDTVGFSNGFIVMLVSVIFYFVVSLNKDKIKLLLICNDTAFLKGLNVNKISLLLLIVVSLSVGISISFVGPIGFIGLVIPHIIKLIYKQSADKLFFPVFFFGGIFLVFSDLISRNLNTDSSLPIGVVTAFIGAPFFVYLLIRRNKKV from the coding sequence ATGAAAATATTATTGTACATAATTAGTTTTATAATATTAATAATTTCGCCATTTTTAGGAGAAATTTCTATCTCTTTAAAAGATATTTTTGAACCAGCTTCAACAACATATACTATATTTTGGGATTTAAGAGTTTCAAGGGCTGTATTAGCTTTTTTTGTTGGTGGAATTTTAGCCTTAGGAGGTTTGATTTTTCAAATTATTTTCAAAAATCAACTAATAACTCCATATACTTTAGGAATAGCAAGTGGAACTACACTTTTTACGGCTATTTCAATTGTATTTTTTCCTGCACTTAATATGAGTATTTCTTCTGTTTTTGGCTCAATTATTACTATTTTGATTTTATATTTTATTTCAAAACAGATAAATAAAAGCGCAATATCAGTCTCAACAAACTCAATTTTACTTATTGGAATTGCCTTATCCTATTTTTATAGTTCAGCTTTGATGTTGGTATTTTATATGAGTAATTTACAAGAAAACTATTCAATAGTTAGATTTACCCTTGGAAGTTTAGATACAGTTGGATTTTCAAATGGTTTTATTGTTATGCTCGTGAGTGTTATTTTTTATTTTGTGGTGAGTTTAAATAAAGATAAAATCAAACTCTTACTTATTTGTAATGATACAGCATTTCTAAAAGGACTAAATGTAAATAAGATAAGTTTACTTCTTTTGATTGTAGTATCTTTAAGTGTTGGAATTAGTATTAGTTTTGTAGGACCAATAGGGTTTATAGGCCTTGTTATCCCTCATATTATCAAACTAATCTACAAACAAAGTGCTGATAAACTGTTTTTCCCTGTGTTTTTTTTTGGGGGAATATTTTTGGTATTTTCAGATTTAATTTCAAGAAATCTAAACACAGATTCAAGTTTGCCAATAGGTGTTGTAACTGCGTTTATTGGAGCACCATTTTTTGTTTATTTATTGATTAGAAGAAATAAAAAAGTATAA
- a CDS encoding SixA phosphatase family protein, with protein MKKLFLIRHAKSDWSNPLLDDFDRGLNNRGLKDAPFMSKLLKDKHIIPDLIISSPALRTKLTLELLLEKIDYKNEIIYDKSIYEAPYLNLKKVINNVNEQFDILFLVGHNPGLCDLANFLCEESFENIPTCGIVEIDFNTNSWSNISKENSKLISFKYPKKYK; from the coding sequence ATGAAAAAACTATTTTTAATAAGACATGCCAAATCTGATTGGAGTAATCCTTTACTTGATGATTTTGATAGAGGTTTAAATAATAGAGGTTTAAAAGATGCACCTTTTATGTCTAAACTTTTAAAAGATAAACATATTATTCCTGATTTAATAATAAGTTCACCAGCTCTTCGAACAAAACTTACTCTGGAACTTTTACTTGAAAAAATAGACTATAAAAATGAAATTATTTATGATAAAAGTATCTATGAAGCACCCTATTTGAATTTAAAGAAAGTTATAAATAATGTAAATGAACAATTTGATATTTTGTTTTTAGTTGGTCACAATCCTGGACTTTGTGATTTAGCGAACTTTTTATGCGAAGAATCATTTGAAAATATCCCAACTTGTGGAATTGTGGAAATAGATTTTAACACTAACTCTTGGAGTAATATTTCAAAAGAAAACTCAAAATTAATCTCTTTTAAATATCCAAAAAAGTATAAATAA
- a CDS encoding cobyrinate a,c-diamide synthase yields the protein MSAIASNQGKTTLTTALLYHYKKSVRPFKIGPDFIDPLFHQKICQTPSINLDTCIMNESQVKWLFNKYSDKNISILEGVMGFYDGMDKNASAYDVTKLLNIPTIIILDGKGSYITLSAVIKGLKTYQEGNTIKAVVFNHISSPSHFELIKNQVEKDFDDVVVLGWIQNRLDTLDSTYLGLDLKDNKIEKLELMSKEVLKHIDLEKLESIANFKAQEVEDYPFEKVESYDKHIALVNDDNFSFLYHDNLEFLKESFSKVTVVNAINNEIIPLDADIVFIVGGYIETKEAYEKIENSNDFKNSLLTHAEEKKAIYGECAGLLFLSNRVDDKKMMGLLPLDFTLGKRFYRMGYYENDLGITGHAFHYTRLIDEEKVGEYKLYKKNSSDGTYAAFKNENIFGTYLHTMLRNNFNKIKKYLL from the coding sequence ATAAGTGCAATTGCATCAAATCAAGGAAAAACAACTTTAACTACAGCGCTTTTGTATCATTATAAAAAATCTGTTCGACCATTTAAAATAGGACCTGATTTTATAGATCCACTTTTTCATCAAAAAATCTGCCAAACTCCTAGTATAAATCTTGATACTTGTATTATGAATGAAAGCCAAGTTAAATGGCTTTTTAATAAATATAGTGATAAAAATATCTCTATTCTTGAAGGAGTTATGGGTTTTTATGATGGTATGGATAAAAATGCTTCTGCTTATGATGTTACTAAACTTTTAAATATTCCCACAATTATCATTTTAGATGGAAAAGGTTCATATATTACTTTGAGTGCTGTGATAAAAGGTCTTAAAACTTATCAAGAGGGAAATACTATAAAAGCGGTAGTTTTTAATCATATTTCATCTCCTAGCCATTTTGAATTAATCAAAAATCAAGTTGAAAAAGATTTTGATGATGTTGTGGTTTTAGGTTGGATTCAAAATAGACTGGATACTTTAGATTCAACTTATCTTGGACTTGATTTAAAAGATAATAAAATAGAAAAACTAGAACTAATGTCAAAAGAAGTTCTTAAACATATAGATTTAGAAAAATTAGAATCAATTGCAAACTTTAAAGCCCAAGAAGTAGAAGATTATCCCTTTGAAAAAGTAGAAAGTTATGATAAACATATCGCTTTAGTTAATGATGATAATTTCTCTTTTTTATACCATGATAATTTAGAGTTTTTAAAAGAGAGTTTTTCAAAAGTAACCGTTGTAAATGCTATTAATAATGAAATTATTCCATTGGATGCTGATATTGTTTTTATTGTTGGTGGATATATAGAAACAAAAGAGGCTTATGAAAAAATAGAGAACTCTAATGATTTTAAGAACTCTTTATTAACCCATGCAGAAGAAAAAAAAGCAATTTATGGCGAGTGTGCTGGATTATTATTTTTATCAAATAGAGTTGATGATAAAAAAATGATGGGATTATTACCTTTAGATTTTACTTTAGGAAAAAGATTTTATCGAATGGGATATTATGAAAATGATTTAGGAATAACTGGACATGCTTTTCATTATACAAGATTAATAGATGAAGAAAAAGTAGGGGAGTATAAACTTTATAAAAAAAACAGCAGTGATGGAACTTATGCTGCTTTTAAAAATGAAAATATTTTTGGAACATATTTGCACACAATGTTAAGAAATAATTTTAATAAAATAAAAAAGTATCTATTATAA
- a CDS encoding ACP phosphodiesterase produces MNWLAHVFLSEQKIDFQIGNFLADPLKGRLWEDATIDMKKGMFTHKIIDSYTDSHEIVSCSKRRLREKGLLKPVIIDLTYDYFLTKNWDDFCHMPIKEFSKVFYHEANQRTQVLPNHANIPIYNMIERDLLNKYHNLEQLKTSFERMDRRLSPRLKQRETALSYFDSVVKNIDELEKDFLEFFPQLTTKIKSDLDENKIKHWKL; encoded by the coding sequence ATGAACTGGTTAGCGCATGTGTTCTTATCTGAGCAAAAAATAGATTTCCAAATAGGAAATTTTCTAGCAGACCCTTTAAAGGGTCGATTATGGGAAGATGCAACTATTGATATGAAAAAAGGTATGTTTACCCATAAAATCATAGATTCATATACAGATTCCCACGAAATTGTAAGTTGTAGCAAAAGAAGGTTAAGAGAAAAAGGTTTACTAAAACCTGTTATTATTGACTTAACTTATGACTACTTTTTAACAAAAAATTGGGATGATTTTTGCCATATGCCAATAAAAGAGTTTTCAAAAGTTTTTTATCACGAAGCAAATCAGCGAACTCAAGTTTTACCAAATCATGCAAATATTCCAATTTATAATATGATTGAGCGAGATTTGTTAAATAAATATCACAATTTAGAACAACTAAAAACTTCCTTTGAAAGAATGGATAGAAGATTATCTCCAAGACTTAAACAAAGGGAAACAGCTCTTAGTTATTTTGATAGTGTTGTGAAAAATATAGATGAACTTGAAAAAGATTTTTTAGAATTTTTTCCACAACTAACTACAAAAATAAAAAGTGATTTAGATGAAAATAAAATAAAACATTGGAAATTATAA
- a CDS encoding endonuclease MutS2 has translation MQNILKKLDLIDYIDAFSKLMAREKSIILEGDINLHFKLINELSKFDIKAPNKIENLDTPLMHIQKQGILKIDDIFEFIKIINYFRYLKRFNFDGKLAEWIDKIVIPNDIIKISDYFDDRANLKDGINEDFDNIKHAISKNKEAIKQSLYKTINSSKIRTYLVDSQVHYINGEESLLVRGGFNHVLNGSVIDRSNSGFFYVIPHSISELKQKQSDLKNRQEEILYKICKEISSLFEKNLLFLKFINKEFDKFDHYQARLFFAKAGDKNFILPSKSGVNKLIDFCHPALHNPKPISIDFTKSVVMITGVNAGGKTMMLKSILSAVFLSKYLLPYKAHHDTVVSNFKSINAVLDDPQSVKNDISTFAGRMVEFSKLFASKNAIVGVDEIELGTDSDEAASLFKVIIEDLIQRDIKVIITTHHKRLAALMASNDDVELIAAIYDEENQRPTYEFLQGTIGRSYAFETASRYGIPHSVVKRAKEVYGDDKDKLNELIERSSSLEREYRQKIAKLDEEITNMQRISGNLKDQKEKLDEHIYSEKSKLHKEYSNARDEAKKAIKAKLVGESHQHLNIAHKIATEIKTEKVQEVVEFKAGDRVKYRNTKGTIVSIKGAKAFIENDMGMKVQVLLADLSRSGNPPPKIPTKKATITIEKPETGSIKLDLHGQRAEEALENLDKFLSDALLAGFEEVLVYHGIGTGKLAFAVKEYLKKHPKVRGFEDAHPSSGGFGAKVIKL, from the coding sequence ATGCAAAATATATTAAAAAAACTAGACTTAATCGACTACATAGATGCATTCTCAAAACTTATGGCTAGAGAAAAATCTATTATCTTAGAAGGTGATATAAACCTTCATTTTAAACTAATAAATGAATTATCAAAATTTGATATTAAAGCACCAAATAAAATTGAAAATTTGGATACACCATTGATGCATATTCAAAAGCAGGGTATTTTAAAAATTGATGATATTTTTGAATTTATTAAGATAATTAATTATTTTAGATATTTAAAAAGATTTAACTTTGATGGAAAGCTTGCTGAATGGATTGATAAGATTGTTATTCCAAATGATATTATAAAAATTTCAGATTATTTTGATGATAGAGCAAATCTAAAAGATGGAATAAACGAAGACTTTGACAACATAAAACATGCCATTTCAAAAAACAAAGAAGCAATAAAACAAAGTCTTTATAAAACTATAAACTCTTCAAAAATAAGAACATATTTAGTTGATTCACAAGTTCATTACATAAATGGTGAAGAGTCTTTACTTGTACGAGGTGGATTTAACCATGTATTAAATGGTTCTGTAATTGACCGTTCTAACTCTGGATTTTTTTATGTGATTCCTCATAGTATTTCTGAACTTAAGCAAAAACAGAGTGATTTAAAAAATAGACAAGAAGAGATTTTATATAAAATTTGTAAAGAGATTTCATCATTATTTGAAAAGAATCTTCTATTCTTGAAGTTTATAAATAAAGAGTTTGATAAGTTTGACCATTATCAAGCAAGATTATTTTTTGCAAAAGCAGGGGATAAAAATTTTATTCTTCCTTCAAAAAGTGGTGTTAATAAACTTATTGATTTTTGCCATCCAGCTTTACATAATCCAAAACCAATATCTATTGACTTTACAAAATCAGTTGTAATGATAACAGGAGTAAATGCAGGAGGAAAAACAATGATGTTAAAATCAATTTTATCAGCTGTTTTTCTTTCAAAATATTTACTTCCATATAAAGCCCACCATGATACGGTTGTTAGTAATTTCAAATCAATAAATGCTGTTTTAGATGACCCCCAAAGTGTAAAAAATGATATTTCTACATTTGCTGGACGTATGGTTGAGTTCTCAAAACTTTTTGCTTCTAAAAATGCAATAGTTGGAGTTGATGAAATTGAACTTGGAACTGATTCAGATGAAGCTGCAAGTTTATTTAAAGTAATAATCGAAGATTTAATCCAAAGAGATATAAAAGTAATTATTACAACTCACCATAAAAGATTAGCAGCACTTATGGCCTCAAATGATGATGTTGAGCTAATAGCTGCAATTTATGATGAAGAGAATCAAAGACCAACTTATGAGTTCTTACAAGGAACAATTGGTCGTTCTTATGCCTTTGAAACAGCTTCTAGATATGGAATTCCCCATAGTGTTGTTAAAAGAGCAAAAGAGGTTTATGGAGATGATAAAGATAAGTTAAATGAGTTGATTGAAAGAAGTAGTTCCCTAGAGAGAGAATATAGACAAAAAATTGCAAAACTAGATGAAGAAATAACTAATATGCAAAGAATTTCAGGAAATTTAAAAGACCAAAAAGAGAAATTAGATGAGCATATCTATTCTGAAAAATCAAAACTACATAAAGAGTATAGTAATGCAAGAGATGAAGCAAAAAAAGCAATAAAAGCTAAACTTGTTGGGGAATCACATCAACATCTAAACATCGCTCATAAAATTGCAACTGAAATCAAAACTGAAAAAGTTCAAGAAGTAGTTGAGTTCAAAGCAGGAGATAGAGTTAAATATAGAAATACAAAAGGAACAATTGTTTCAATAAAAGGTGCAAAAGCTTTTATAGAAAACGATATGGGAATGAAAGTTCAAGTTCTTCTTGCAGATTTAAGTAGAAGTGGAAATCCACCTCCAAAAATTCCTACTAAAAAAGCAACTATAACTATAGAAAAACCAGAAACTGGAAGTATAAAATTAGATTTACACGGACAAAGAGCTGAAGAAGCCCTAGAAAATCTTGATAAGTTTTTATCTGATGCTTTACTTGCAGGTTTTGAAGAGGTTTTAGTTTATCATGGAATTGGAACTGGAAAATTAGCATTTGCAGTTAAAGAGTACTTAAAAAAACATCCAAAAGTTAGAGGTTTTGAAGATGCTCATCCAAGTAGTGGTGGTTTTGGAGCTAAAGTTATAAAACTTTAG
- a CDS encoding DUF6858 family protein codes for MEQKIFKDKYHIFEITYKKNELKYKSVDEIIAALQVKIDAHPVIAFIAIFDQYKHTSSLEDGIINPNIKAAKNIVFCFGKELPTPEVMAVRPRSIGVCETEDSFVVNFLEAPNETANKTMEEFVKSLKTYIY; via the coding sequence ATGGAACAAAAAATTTTTAAAGATAAGTATCATATATTTGAGATAACATATAAGAAAAATGAATTAAAGTACAAAAGTGTAGATGAAATAATAGCAGCTCTACAAGTTAAAATTGATGCCCATCCAGTTATTGCATTTATTGCAATTTTTGATCAATATAAACATACATCTAGTTTAGAAGATGGAATAATTAATCCAAATATTAAAGCTGCAAAAAATATAGTATTTTGTTTTGGGAAAGAGTTACCAACTCCTGAAGTAATGGCAGTTCGTCCAAGAAGTATTGGCGTTTGTGAAACAGAAGATTCATTTGTTGTAAATTTTTTAGAAGCACCAAATGAAACTGCTAATAAAACAATGGAAGAGTTTGTTAAATCATTAAAGACTTATATTTATTAA